GCACGTCCTTGATGTGTCATAGGCATGTGCAGCCCAATGtcccccggggtggggggtggccccAGACCCTATAACGACACCCATGCGTTGGTGTGACATCGTTGGCATCACGATGGCGTGACCCACAGCGTTGGCGTGACCCATGACGGCATCACCTACTGCCTTGGCGTCACACTGCCGTGACCCACATCATTGCCAGGACCCGTGGTGGTGGTGTCCTGCTGGTGCGACCCACTGTGTTGATGTCACGTTGGCGTGACCCGTGTCATTGGCGTGACCCACGTTGGCGGCGTCACGTTGGCGTGACCCACATCGTTGGCGTGACTCGAGTCATTATTGTCACGTTGGCATGACCCATGTTGTTGGTACGACCCTTGGCACTGGTGTGGCGTCAGCGTGACCCTTGGCATCCCTTTGCCATGATGCTGGCATGATACGTGTCCTTGGCATGTGCAGGCCGGCGTCCCCGGCAcgggggctgctgtggggagggggggcggtgGCCCTGCTGCTCTCAGCGGTGGCCCGGGGCCCCGCGTCCCCCTACGAGCCCCCCCCAGCCTTCGCCCTCTACGCTGCTGATGCTATCGCCCTCCTGCGGGGACATGCCGGGGACACGCTGGGGGACGTCGGGGACACGCCGGTGGATGGCGAGGACATGCCGGGACACGCCAGTGCCGAGGACCTGCAGGTTCGGCCCCACGGCACGCTGGGGACGCACGACGGGGCGGTGGGGACATGCGATGGGGTATCGGGGAGGTGTGGGTGGGGACGTCGAGGCCGCTGGGGGGGTTGTTGGGCACAGGAGGGATCATTGAGAACCTGTGGGGACACCGATGACCTGGCTGGGGACATTGGAACTGTTAGTGACGCATGGGGCTGTCGGGCGTCCCTTGGGGACACCCAGATGGGGACCCATGGGGGGACACTGGGAATGCCCACGGACTCACAGGTGCtcttggggacacgggggacctGCAGGTGCATGGAGACAGGGACCCGAAGGACCCGTGGGAACGTGGGGGTGCCGAGGAcctgtggggacagagggacagacatGGGGACAGTGGCGATGCCCCTGGGGAGAACGGTGACCTGCAGAGACCTCTGGACCGACACAAGGACCTCAAGGACCCGTGGGGACACACAGACACCTTTGGGGACGCTGAAGACACCTGGGGACACACGGATGGCCACGCAACCTCTCCTGCGGATGGACACGGTGATACTGGGGACGCACCGGGGTGCACCGATGGACATGGGAACCCGTGGGGACACGCAGACAGACTCGGGGATCCTGAGGACTCGTGGGGATCCGGAGAGTCCCCGTGGCCCCTGTCCCCTGTGATCCTTTACCCCCCACCCATGCTGTCCCCTGTATCCCCACGTTCCCCGGTATCTCCAGACCCGCTTTCCCCAGGGCCCTCCTGTCCCGAAGTGTCCCCGAGAGCTGCTAAACGTCCCCGAGCATCCTcttgtccccagctgtccccagacCCTCCCAACCTTCATTCCCAAGTGGCCCCAAGACCCCCCAAATGTCCCCTACTATCCCCTCCTCCACTGTCCCCAGACGTCCCCAGCCCCTGTCCACAGGTGTCTCTGAGGTCCTCCAACCCATGTCCTCaactgtccccgtgtcccccgtTGCCCCCAAACCCCTGCAACCCCCATCCTCAACCATCCCTgtgtccctgggtgtccccagtgTCCTCCAACCCATCTCCCCAACCATCTCCCTGTCCCCAAGCCTCCCCAAGCTCCAACCCCTGTCCCCGAGCCTCCCCAAACTCCTCCAACCCATCTCCACCGCTATCCCCATGCCCCCGGACACCCCCAAGGTCCCCCACCCCATGTCCCCGAGTGTCCCCAGGCTCCTCCGACCCACCTCCACCACCATCCTTATGCCTCCGGACATCCCCAGGGTCCTCTAACCCGTGTCCCCAACCATCTCCCCGTCCCCAAGCCTCCCCAAGTTCCTCCAACCCCTGTCCCCAAGCATCCCCGAGTTCCTCAAACCCATCTCCACCACAatctccagccccccaagcatcaccaccccccccagccacccatccccctgtgtccccaacgTGTCCCTATGCCCAGACCCCCCacgacctcctcctcctccccaacgGTGCCCACCCAGGGGTGCCAGTGGCCCGGGCAGCCCTGACCCAGGGGTCCCCTGTCTTGGGAGCCATGTTGGGGGGGGCCTTTGCCGAGGCCCACCAGGCAGCGGTGGCCTTAGGCTgtgccccccgccaccccctcctcctcctcctccattttgTCCATGGCTgccggggcagccccagggacgggtgtcccctcctgtccccccctgTATCCCCCGGCACTGCCGGTGCTGCCATCACCTTGGCCCGCCGTTACCTGGTGGACGGCTTTGAGGGTGTGATGGCCGCTGCCATCACTGCATCCCCCGGTGCCCTCTGGGCCTTGGCCGAGCGGTGGGGTTGCACCCCGTTGGCCACCCGGGCTGCCCAGGCTATTCTGGGGGGGCCACCCCACAACGTGGCCCCCCGCTTGGTTCGGGTAGCCCGGCTGGCCCGATGTCCCCCTCGCCTGGCCCAGGCCTTGATGGCTGCTGTGGCGCCCCGGGGGGCCCAGCCCCACCTTGATATGGGGGAGCCATGGGGTGGAGGTGACCCCCTGCTGCGACCCCCTAGAGACACTGATGGGGGCCTCGGAGATGTCCAGGAGGACCTTGAGGACCTGGAGGATGACTTTGGGGTCCCTTATGAGGACCTTGGGGACACCCATGGAGACCTCAGCGACATGGTGGACCCCTTTAGGGACCCCTCTAGGGATCTTGGGGACTCCTTAGGTGAAGATGATGTGGACATGGAGGTCAAGGGGCCTCTCTAAGACCTTGGGGACCCCCAGCAGGACCTTGGGGACTCCTTTGGGGATCTTGGGGACCACTGCATGGGTGTTGGGGACTCCTTAGATGAAGACAAGGAGGACATGGAGGTCAGGGACCTCTCTAGGACCTTGGGGACCCCCAGCAAGACCTTGGGGACCACTGCATGGATGTTGGGGACCCCTTAGGTGAAGACATGGAGGTCAGGGACCTCTAAGACCTTGGGGACACCTTCAGGGATCCCTCTGGATGTTAGGGACCCCTTAGATGAAGATGGTGTGGACATGCAGGTCAGAGAACTTCTCTAAGACCTTGGGGGCCCTTTTTACAGGTCTTGGGGACCCCTTACATTAAAATCAGGAGGACATGGAGGTCAGGCAGGGGACCTTTCTAAGACCTTGGGGACACCCTGGAGGATCCCTTTATGGCTGTTAGGGACCCCTTAGACAGAGATGAGGGGGACAAAGAGGTCAGGAGAGGTTTCTTGAGACCTGGGGGACACCTTTAGGGACCTTGCGGAGATGGAGGACCCCTTCAGAGACCTCCATGGGGACCTTAGGGAGGGCTTTGTGGACTTTTAAGTCTTGGGGATCCCTCAGTGGGTGTTGGGGACCCCTTAGATGGGAATGAGGAGGACATGGAGGTCAAGCGACCTCTCTAAGACTTGGAGAACACCTATTAATTTTGGGGATGTGCTGAAGGACCATAGTGACTTTGGAGGCCCCTCAGATgaagatgaggacagggaggttGAGGGACCCCTGTGGGGACCTCAGGAACCCCCTTGAGGACCTTTGGGGTCCTCCTCTTTATGTTATGGCCTTTTTTGATGATGAAGATGAAGCAAGGGAGATGGAGGAGTCCCTTGGGGACCTGCTTGAGGACCCTGGGGACCTCATCTAGATGTTGAAGCTTTTTTTTGATGATCATGAGGTGGGGGACCCCAAAGGTGGCACACAGAGTGAGAGGAGGCCCAGATTTGGGGAGGCAGTCACCATTTCAGGGCACACACACTGTCCCCCCAGGTTATGGGGCATCCCCCCAGTGTCAGGGCAGGGCTGCTATGGGAGGGGCACCCGGTTTCGGTTGATTTCACGGGGTTTTGGGGTCGTGACTGTAGCGAAGGCAACGCACAATAAAGGAGGTGAAACTGCTCCAGCAGCGTGAGGATCCAGGCGTCTGGGACCCCCACAAGCCCGTATCCCGCGGGCCCAGGCAGCTGCCGCCCCCATCCCGCGGACCGGGGCCGTTCCCAACTCCCAagtcccctcctcctcctcctccctcccacgGACACAggcggccgggccgccccccccctaTCCCGCGGGCCCAGGCGTCCGGCCACTTCCCGCCCTTTCCCTGGCCCGGGCCCAGGCGTCCGGGCGCTTCCATACAAGGGCACCGAGGGGCCCGCGCGGGGCGACGTCACGGGGGGCCGCACCCAGTCCCGGCCATGGACGACCTGGGTAAGAGCCGCGCGCGTCCCTCTGTCCGTCCGCCCCCGGTGCCAGCCGCCCCTCCGGCCGTCCCTGCCGCTGGGGCGGGTGCTGGCGGCCCGGGCGCCTGGGTCCCTGGAGCAGGGGATGGATGGGGGCCGGGGTCcgtgggtgctgggatggatggatgCCTGGGTGCCCAGGTCcgtgggtgctgggatggatgggTGTCCGGGCGCCTGGATCCCTGGAACAGGGGAGGGATGGGTGCCCAGGTCcgtgggtgctgggatggatgggTGCCCGGATCCatgggtgctgggatggatgggTGCCTGGGTGCCCAGGTCcgtgggtgctgggatggatgggTGCCTGGGTGCCCAGGTCcgtgggtgctgggatggatgggTGCCTGGGTGCCCAGGTCcgtgggtgctgggatggatgggTGCCTGGGTGCCCAGGTCcgtgggtgct
The Strix uralensis isolate ZFMK-TIS-50842 unplaced genomic scaffold, bStrUra1 scaffold_220, whole genome shotgun sequence DNA segment above includes these coding regions:
- the LOC141938619 gene encoding uncharacterized protein LOC141938619, whose amino-acid sequence is MSEPLGWCVEAVRAAAEPGLARALLALRTRHTRRPGGAARFRERGGLGPLLELLGPERPRRTLDLALSVLGNCCTEPGCRRQARRLGGVPRLVALLSSPGPESVQNRVARTLANLALEPDGARDVLDAGAGPLLVSLAASCGTPECLHSAARALRILGAAPAPRRALGRAGAVRALASRLASLSPAHPACPAVARALRGLTDSPGPSADDVAPALPALAALAAHAKRDHRQPALGAIANACARAPLRPALGAAGAVEAVAEEVRRALASPNVTGATVAVRALCLLCREAVNRVRVRAAGGLGLLLRLLAEPRARPWRPRVLLALAAFAYDQEALVALEARGLVPLLADVLRARADEEEEEEEEEDEEEDEEEEDEAAASCDLPRELPGPPGAGAAAGSLRGLKSWLLSEAASPPPSPPSSTAPPRCPSPPRRRLPPMGALALPRGVGEGDPWLPEAPALLLLGRLAAADEPSRALATAPVVSGLLRYLTGVPAPAPRAARVLQRLTGHPAFLGALVRAYIPSLLRSWLVLGLAPSQAEELSRPGGPRRTAAPPHPRQARLKELGEGLLRNLGAAAAAPFGVGLLTHMLRCGAPPARLACATALPLLTRPASPARGLLWGGGAVALLLSAVARGPASPYEPPPAFALYAADAIALLRGHAGDTLGDVGDTPVDGEDMPGHASAEDLQVHGDRDPKDPWERGGAEDLWGQRDRHGDSGDAPGENGDLQRPLDRHKDLKDPWGHTDTFGDAEDTWGHTDGHATSPADGHGDTGDAPGCTDGHGNPWGHADRLGDPEDSWGSGESPWPLSPVILYPPPMLSPVSPRSPVSPDPLSPGPSCPEVSPRAAKRPRASSCPQLSPDPPNLHSQVAPRPPKCPLLSPPPLSPDVPSPCPQVSLRSSNPCPQLSPCPPLPPNPCNPHPQPSLCPWVSPVSSNPSPQPSPCPQASPSSNPCPRASPNSSNPSPPLSPCPRTPPRSPTPCPRVSPGSSDPPPPPSLCLRTSPGSSNPCPQPSPRPQASPSSSNPCPQASPSSSNPSPPQSPAPQASPPPPATHPPVSPTCPYAQTPHDLLLLPNGAHPGVPVARAALTQGSPVLGAMLGGAFAEAHQAAVALGCAPRHPLLLLLHFVHGCRGSPRDGCPLLSPPVSPGTAGAAITLARRYLVDGFEGVMAAAITASPGALWALAERWGCTPLATRAAQAILGGPPHNVAPRLVRVARLARCPPRLAQALMAAVAPRGAQPHLDMGEPWGGGDPLLRPPRDTDGGLGDVQEDLEDLEDDFGVPYEDLGDTHGDLSDMVDPFRDPSRDLGDSLGEDDVDMEVKGPL